The DNA region GCAGCGGGGCTGTTTGCTTTCGCTGCTGTTGCTGCTTTTTATACAGGTGCGGAGAGGATAAATGCTGAGACGGCCGGCGGCAACGACAATATGCTGATCACTGATGCGATCACTACACTGGCACCGGCTTTAAGTTCAGCCGAGATAAACGCTCTGCCGGAGCGGTATGACCTGCGTGAGCACGGGCTCGTGTCGGAAGTGAAAAATCAGGGTGACTTCGGTACCTGCTGGACTTTTGCCGCATCCGCCGCCCTTGAAACATCACTTATAAAGAACGAACCCTTTGTCGATCTTTCGGAATTTCATCTTGCATATTTCACATTCTTCGGAGACAATACACCGGATACTGTTGACACAACAGATATCATCGGAGGCGGTCATACATCATTTGCCGCAGCATCATATGCAAGATGGTTCGGTCCTGTAAAGGAAGAAGTACTGCCCTATGATACTGCCGGACAGATAACTCCTGATCCTGCACTTCAGAACAGACACGACTATCTCGTGACTGAAATGGACATTATCAATCCTTTCAGCTACGAGTTCGGCAAGCCTGATGAAATAATACGTTTCAGCGATGATGAGATAAAACATATGATCGCCGGAGGAAACGCGGTCAATATAAGTATGTGCTACAGTGAGGAATACTACAACCCGGGCACATACTCGTATTACGACAGAACATCCGACCAGACCAACCACGGAGTACTGATAGTCGGATATGACGATAACTTTGACCGCGAAAACTTCAACGACGCCCCTCCGGGAAACGGAGCCTGGATAGTAAAGAACAGCTGGGGTACAAACTGGGGCGACTCAGGATTCTTCTATCTTTCATACTATGATAAAAGCATATTCAACACATGCTGCCTTAAGGCTGAAAAAAGCGGACGTTTCCAGACCAATTACCAGCACGACGAGCTTTTCTATTCGGCAGGAGTATCTCCGGACAGGACAGATCCGAAAAAAGGATATATGGCGAATGTGTTTACAGCCGAAAATGATGAATACATAACCGGCGCCGGATTTTACACCACCGACAACAACGCTTCATACGAGATCTCGGTATGTACCGGTCTGCTTTATGATACGGATCCGTCCTCCGGCATACAGAGTGACATTACTGCAGGCACTGAAAAATACGCCGGCTACCACACCGTTACTCTGAACGACCCGGTAAAAGTAAAAAAAGGCGAAAAATTTGCGGTAATATGCAGACTTGAAAATCCTCAGAATTACTATCCGGTACCGCTGGAAGCCTCCGTGACCTATAAGGGCATAGAGTGCGGCAGCAGCGACATACAGATAGACAGAACCACCGTTTCCGGTGAAAGCTTCATAAGTTACAACGGCACGAACTGGCGGGATACCTTCGGACTCACCCTTACTGAACCATTTAACAGCGATCAGGTTCTTGAATATTATCTCGGCAATGTATGCTTAAAAGCCTTCGGATCTTCCGAAGCGGAATGGCAGGAGGAGCCGGTGAACAGAAAACATTCCGTACTTAGTTCACTGACTGTTGATAACGAAGCGCTGACCGTCGGAAACGACAGCGAAGATGAGCCCCTCACAGATCTCACATACAGCCTGCCGTGCTCAAAGGATCATGTCGTTCTCCGTCCTTCAGGCAGCGGAACGATCACGGTAAACGGGAAAGAATTGATCTCCGGTCATGAGAGCGAAAAAATAAGCGTCGGTTACGGCACTACCACTGTTATGATCACATCTTCCGAAGACGGGCTTAAAGACACGGAATACACACTGAAAATAAAACGCGACAGTGTTCTGCCGGACTACATTAACGAGACTATCTCGATACGTGACGACAGAAACGATACCGAAGGCCCGTCTGCAGATGGCGGGATCAGCAGTGATATCAGCGGCATCACAGAAGACGGTACAGTGATCACAGTCACGGCTCCGGACGGTCATATTTTAAAGAACGGCGAAAGCATAACCGATTATCTCGGTGAAGATCTTACTGTAACGGAAGGCGAAAATACTGTTACTCTGCATCTTGAACCGAGAAAGTCACTGTTTTACAACAAGGAGCTAAATCCTGACAATGCCTTTTCGGCGGCAAGCGAAACTATCGACGGAATGTATTCAAGCAAAAGAACGATTTTTTACAGCACCTCCCCTGACATGAGCGATGCAAAGGACGTTCATGACCGTATTGTCGGCCTTTACGGTACAAGCGAATTCAGGGTGTATCCGGGATACGACAGTGATCTTTATTTTCAGGCACAGGCAGATGAACGTTCTCCGAAAAGTGATGTAGTCTGCATACATATTCCCGAACGTCCCGTAATAACTGATGATGACATAAAAACAGAATTTACAGACGATACATCTTTTTCATTCAGTCTGCCGGAGACTGAACCTCATACAGACATCAGTTACGAAGTATGTCTGAAATCAGATGAAAAACCGGCAAGATCAGGCAGTGACTGGCTCTCAAACAGGGCAGCCAGGGAGACCATAACTGTAAAAGATCTTCTTCCGGGGCATACCTACTGCCTGTACATCAAAATACATTCCTTTATGGATAAACCGGCAAGCACTATACATGAATTCACCTTTACCATGCCGGGCGAAGCACCGGATTTTGTAATAGATTATGAACAGGAAAGACTTATATTCGATGAAACCAGATTCACTGTAAAATACGGTGAAAAAGAATTCCACTGCTATGACAGCCTGTCAGACTACACATCTGAAGACCTTATCATCTGTCCGCGTGACGGTGATCCGGAAACTGACACGAAATTAATTCACGTTCCGGAAAGAAGACCGGCACCGGAAATATATATCGACTATAAAACCGGATGTTTAAATAATATATTCGAGGATGATCTGATGTATGTGCGTGGCACCGCGAATACCGCAGACAGAAATGCAAACTCTGCTGACCGGCTGGCACCCTGCAGTGAAACAGCAGAGCTTGACAATCTTTCATCCTCATATTACAGGCCGGGAGAAACGCTGAATTTCTTTTACGCTTCATCGGAAGGTAATTTTGCGTCAGCTGTATGTCCGGTAGTCATGCCGGAACTCGAAGATATATCAGAAGATCTGATAAAGATAACCGGTATCACCAGTGATGAAATACGCCTCGAAGAACATGAAGGGCTTGAATACGCATGCTATTCAGAAAGTAAACATATATTCATCTGGCAGGACAGTCCTGTATTCTCCGGTCTTGATCCTGATACCTCATACCTGTTCGCTGTACGTTACAGGATCACGGATGACAAACTGTTCAGCAGGAACGCATGTGCCACTGCGGAAACACTGAAGGAGGACTATAAGCCCGGTGACTTAAACGGTGACGGAAAATGCAGTGTCATCGACCTGCTGATAATGAGAAGAATACTTTTCGGAACCCTTAAACCCGATCAGTCCCAGCTTCGCAGCAGTGACTATAACTCTGACGGATATATAAATATTCTTGATCAGCAGCGGCTGCTTTCAGACATACTGATACTATAACGAAAGACAACACACGGCAAACGCCGGATAAATATAAATTACGGAGGCAGATATGAACAGAAAGAAAAGATTTACAGCAGGATTAGCTGCTGCCGCATTTACAGTGACAACATTATCGTTTGCATTGCCGGGAGGCATGAACGGGACAGCATCGGCTGCCGAAGATACGGACGTCCCCGCAGCTTCATATTCGGCTGAAGATATTACCCCTGCTGTAACAGGCAGCGAAGCAGCATCACTTCCCGGTTACTTCGACTTAAGGGAACAGGGACTCGTTTCCCCGGTAAAGAATCAGGGAGCGTACGGCACCTGCTGGACATTTTCAGCTTCAGGTGCACTTGAGACCTCACTTATAAAAAATGAACCTTTTATAGACCTTTCTGAACTGCATCTTGCATACTTCAGTTTCTACGGTGACAACACTCCGGAAAGTCCGGAACACGATCCGGAAAAATTCATTTCAGGCGGTCACATTTCCTACGCGGCGGCTTCATACGCAAGATGGTTCGGTCCGGTAAAGGAATCGCTTCTCCCCTACAGCACGGCTATGGAGGATATCGATCCTCACCTGCAGGATCATCAGGACTACTTCGTAACTGATATGAGCATTCTTAATCCGTACACTCTGAAGGATACCGACGCAGATGACATGCTGCGCTTTTCGGACGACGAGATAAAGCAGATGATATACGAAGGAAATTCCGTTGCGGTAAACATCTGCTACGAAAACACCTATAACGAAGAAACATTTGCCCAGTACGACCCGTCAGGCAAAAAGACAAACCACGGTGTGCTCATAGTCGGATGGGATGACAGCTATTCCCGTGAGAATTTTCTGACCGAACCGCCCGGAGACGGAGCATGGATAGTAAAGAACAGCTGGGGAAGCAGCTGGGGCGACAACGGATATTTCTACATGTCCTACTATGACAGATCAATTTCCGACGCGTGCTGCCTGAAAGCTGAAAAAGCCGGACGTTACCAGACGAACTACCAGCACGATGAGCTTTTTCTGCACAGCTGCCGTTTCGCCGGACAAGACGAGCAGAAATTCCGGATTCATGGCAAATATTTTTACTGCCCGGAAGGATGAATTCATTTCCGGAACAGGATTTTACACCACTGACAACAATGCAGAATATGAAATAACCGTCTACACAGACCTTAAGGATATGAGCGATCCGGCATCCGGCATTCCGAACACACCGCAGAAAGGAACGGAAAAATACGCAGGATATCACACCATTTCCTTAAACGATCCGGTAAAAGTGACTGAGGGAGAAATATTTTCAGTAGTCGTATCGCTGAAGAATCCGGGAACGAACTGCCCTATACCGGTCGAAGCAGCAGTAGTACTCATGGAAAACCGCTTTGCCGTAAACGTAAGCGAAATATCTGAAGAAGAGATTGAAAACGGCTCTGAAGAATGCGAAAGTTTCATCAGCGTAAACGGTACACGCTGGACCGACACAAAGGGACTTGAAATAGAGGACGTCTACAACAACCCGAAAATGCCGGACTCCAATATAAAATACTATGTCGGAAACGTCTGCCTGAAAGCCTTCGGTTCAGACGGGATCTCCGAACCGGACACATCCGGAAAAGAATCATCGGTATTAAGCTCACTTACAGTAAACAAAAAGGAAATAGCAGTCTGCAATGAATACGAAGAACCTGTGACCGAACTTTATACCGAGCTTTCCGACGGAAGTGACACCATGGCGCTTGCTGCTTCCGGAACAGGAAAGATCTCAGTCAACGGCCGTCCTGTTGTATCGGGTCATACAAGCGAACCCTTTGAGCTTTCATACGGAAAAAACATTTTCACGATCACTTCTGAGGAAGATGGTCTGACGCCTGTGAAATACACACTTACCGTAGTAAAGAACAGGGCATACCCGGATTACCGGACTGAAACGATAATATTTGACGAGGAAAACACTAAAGTCACATCTGCCCGCGGTCATGAATTCTTTTCCGGTGAAAGCATAAGCGATTATCTCGGCACGACACTTACAGTAACGGAACCGGAACGTGAATACACCATTGATCTTGAACCGAGGCGCGATCTCGCTGCACTTATGAACGAAAGTTCTCTCTACATGGAGGGTGAAGTCATAACCGGACTTTTCGACCTTAAGGGAACCGTAAACTACAGTTACTATCCTGATATGTCAGGTGCCATGGATATTCACACACGCATGACTTCGCTGCTCGGCGAAAATGCCTTCAGAGTATATCCGGGTGAAGATACCGATCTGTATTTTCAGACAGCAGCAGATGACAACGGTCCGGCAAGCACGATATGGCATATACATATACCTTCAAGACCGACTATCACAACAAATGATATAAGGGTCTCCATTCCGTGGAATAATACCATACAGTTCACTCCCGACTACGCTGAAGATGCAGCGATACAGTACAG from Ruminococcus sp. HUN007 includes:
- a CDS encoding lectin like domain-containing protein; this encodes MKIRKIAAGLFAFAAVAAFYTGAERINAETAGGNDNMLITDAITTLAPALSSAEINALPERYDLREHGLVSEVKNQGDFGTCWTFAASAALETSLIKNEPFVDLSEFHLAYFTFFGDNTPDTVDTTDIIGGGHTSFAAASYARWFGPVKEEVLPYDTAGQITPDPALQNRHDYLVTEMDIINPFSYEFGKPDEIIRFSDDEIKHMIAGGNAVNISMCYSEEYYNPGTYSYYDRTSDQTNHGVLIVGYDDNFDRENFNDAPPGNGAWIVKNSWGTNWGDSGFFYLSYYDKSIFNTCCLKAEKSGRFQTNYQHDELFYSAGVSPDRTDPKKGYMANVFTAENDEYITGAGFYTTDNNASYEISVCTGLLYDTDPSSGIQSDITAGTEKYAGYHTVTLNDPVKVKKGEKFAVICRLENPQNYYPVPLEASVTYKGIECGSSDIQIDRTTVSGESFISYNGTNWRDTFGLTLTEPFNSDQVLEYYLGNVCLKAFGSSEAEWQEEPVNRKHSVLSSLTVDNEALTVGNDSEDEPLTDLTYSLPCSKDHVVLRPSGSGTITVNGKELISGHESEKISVGYGTTTVMITSSEDGLKDTEYTLKIKRDSVLPDYINETISIRDDRNDTEGPSADGGISSDISGITEDGTVITVTAPDGHILKNGESITDYLGEDLTVTEGENTVTLHLEPRKSLFYNKELNPDNAFSAASETIDGMYSSKRTIFYSTSPDMSDAKDVHDRIVGLYGTSEFRVYPGYDSDLYFQAQADERSPKSDVVCIHIPERPVITDDDIKTEFTDDTSFSFSLPETEPHTDISYEVCLKSDEKPARSGSDWLSNRAARETITVKDLLPGHTYCLYIKIHSFMDKPASTIHEFTFTMPGEAPDFVIDYEQERLIFDETRFTVKYGEKEFHCYDSLSDYTSEDLIICPRDGDPETDTKLIHVPERRPAPEIYIDYKTGCLNNIFEDDLMYVRGTANTADRNANSADRLAPCSETAELDNLSSSYYRPGETLNFFYASSEGNFASAVCPVVMPELEDISEDLIKITGITSDEIRLEEHEGLEYACYSESKHIFIWQDSPVFSGLDPDTSYLFAVRYRITDDKLFSRNACATAETLKEDYKPGDLNGDGKCSVIDLLIMRRILFGTLKPDQSQLRSSDYNSDGYINILDQQRLLSDILIL
- a CDS encoding C1 family peptidase, producing MNRKKRFTAGLAAAAFTVTTLSFALPGGMNGTASAAEDTDVPAASYSAEDITPAVTGSEAASLPGYFDLREQGLVSPVKNQGAYGTCWTFSASGALETSLIKNEPFIDLSELHLAYFSFYGDNTPESPEHDPEKFISGGHISYAAASYARWFGPVKESLLPYSTAMEDIDPHLQDHQDYFVTDMSILNPYTLKDTDADDMLRFSDDEIKQMIYEGNSVAVNICYENTYNEETFAQYDPSGKKTNHGVLIVGWDDSYSRENFLTEPPGDGAWIVKNSWGSSWGDNGYFYMSYYDRSISDACCLKAEKAGRYQTNYQHDELFLHSCRFAGQDEQKFRIHGKYFYCPEG
- a CDS encoding lectin like domain-containing protein, producing the protein MANIFTARKDEFISGTGFYTTDNNAEYEITVYTDLKDMSDPASGIPNTPQKGTEKYAGYHTISLNDPVKVTEGEIFSVVVSLKNPGTNCPIPVEAAVVLMENRFAVNVSEISEEEIENGSEECESFISVNGTRWTDTKGLEIEDVYNNPKMPDSNIKYYVGNVCLKAFGSDGISEPDTSGKESSVLSSLTVNKKEIAVCNEYEEPVTELYTELSDGSDTMALAASGTGKISVNGRPVVSGHTSEPFELSYGKNIFTITSEEDGLTPVKYTLTVVKNRAYPDYRTETIIFDEENTKVTSARGHEFFSGESISDYLGTTLTVTEPEREYTIDLEPRRDLAALMNESSLYMEGEVITGLFDLKGTVNYSYYPDMSGAMDIHTRMTSLLGENAFRVYPGEDTDLYFQTAADDNGPASTIWHIHIPSRPTITTNDIRVSIPWNNTIQFTPDYAEDAAIQYRLVMKYKNETPAASDLFPYETAKNGDVVWLEDLMPGQTYSLYFRLISNGRRFASDVSERVIQLPGGQPVCSFHTEKECVIFNEKKYTATAPDGRELKCYDRISDYCGKDIILTEADGTESAVLVPLRPEAPRMELEYSTGKLLGTYYSDSENLCFLVNSDRVYDSTPINADTLMDKAGYITLDKIFSSSYRPGDTLYFFYRANENYLASEVFAYTIPSQRITPESMLRILNYTDHEIELAAGEGLEYGIRENFRDEYKWSDDPHFTDLLAGHEYITAVRTAATETEPFGTTVADVVTTLPYTNNPGDLNGDENINAIDVIILKRILLMSIIPDPVQKFNADMNSDGSVNIFDLQRISETVISATEWFTDEQGNYYR